Proteins co-encoded in one Aspergillus flavus chromosome 2, complete sequence genomic window:
- a CDS encoding putative anthranilate synthase component I — protein MTQITVVPSLETAKDVISHSKDAKYPPNLLPLTASIPADLLTPTVAYLKVAEKSKLSFLYESAATTETIGRYSFVGADPRKVLKTGPGHGPECDPLPILEKEIAEYRVATVPGLTLPPLTGGAIGYVGYDCVKYFEPKTARPLKDVLGIPESLFMLFDTIVAFDHFYQVIKIITFIPITHVDSDFETEYRKGEDVIKRYIERLLRPETPLPPQGPIIPNQEYTSNIGREGYERHVVKLKEHISKGDIFQTVPSQRLSRPTSLHPFNLFRHLRTVNPSPYLFYIDCEDFQLVGASPELLAKEEKGRIITHPIAGTVKRGKSPEEDEALADELRGSLKDRAEHVMLVDLARNDVNRVCDPTTTQVDRLMVVEKFSHVQHLVSQVSGILRPDKTRFDAFRSIFPAGTVSGAPKVRAMQLIAELEGEKRGVYAGAVGYFGYNIASTDGATEMPGAMDTCIALRTMMVKDGVAYLQAGGGIVFDSDPYDEYMETINKLGANIACIKGAEAKYLSMEGEQS, from the exons ATGACTCAGATCACCGTTGTGCCGTCGCTTGAGACAGCAAAGGATGTGATCAGCCACTCGAAAGATGCTAAATATCCTCCTAACCTACTCCCACTTACTGCATCTATCCCCGCCGACCTTTTGACGCCCACAGTGGCATATTTGAAGGTTGCCGAGAA ATCTAAACTGTCATTTCTCTACGAAAGTGCTGCTACCACAGAGACAATTGGGAGGTATAGTTTTGTGGGAGCTG ATCCCCGCAAAGTTCTCAAGACCGGCCCCGGCCACGGCCCCGAGTGCGACCCCCTTCCGatcctggagaaggagatcgcTGAATATCGCGTTGCGACGGTGCCCGGCTTGACGCTACCACCACTCACGGGTGGTGCTATTGGTTACGTCGGATACGATTGTGTGAAGTACTTTGAGCCCAAGACGGCCCGACCTCTCAAGGATGTGCTCGGAATCCCAGAGTCGCTGTTCATGCTGTTTGATACCATTGTCGCCTTTGATCACTTTTACCAGGTCATCAAGATCATCACCTTCATTCCTATCACACATGTCGACTCGGATTTCGAAACCGAGTACCGGAAAGGCGAAGATGTGATCAAGCGCTATATCGAACGACTACTCCGACCTGAGACCCCGCTACCTCCCCAAGGTCCAATCATTCCCAACCAGGAGTACACATCCAACATCGGACGCGAGGGGTACGAGCGGCACGTGGTGAAACTCAAGGAGCACATCTCCAAAGGCGATATCTTCCAGACCGTGCCATCGCAACGGCTGTCGCGTCCAACCTCCCTTCACCCATTCAACCTCTTCCGTCATTTGCGCACAGTCAACCCATCGCCATACctattttatattgattGCGAAGACTTCCAGCTCGTTGGCGCTAGTCCAGAACTTTTggcgaaggaggaaaagggtCGTATCATTACGCATCCCATCGCCGGCACCGTCAAGCGTGGCAAGTCAcccgaggaggatgaggcgCTCGCAGATGAGCTACGAGGAAGCCTGAAGGATCGCGCGGAGCACGTCATGTTGGTGGATCTGGCACGGAACGATGTTAATCGCGTGTGTGACCCGACGACCACCCAGGTGGACCGGTTGATGGTGGTCGAGAAGTTCTCGCATGTGCAACACCTGGTGTCGCAGGTATCGGGTATTCTGCGGCCGGATAAGACCAGGTTCGACGCGTTCCGGTCCATCTTCCCCGCCGGCACGGTCTCCGGGGCTCCCAAAGTGCGGGCTATGCAACTGATTGCCGAGTTAGAGGGCGAGAAGCGCGGAGTGTATGCTGGCGCGGTGGGCTACTTCGGGTACAACATCGCCAGCACGGACGGAGCAACAGAAATGCCGGGTGCTATGGATACCTGCATTGCCCTCCGGACGATGATGGTCAAGGACGGGGTGGCCTACCTCCAAGCGGGTGGTGGAATTGTTTTCGACTCAGACCCGTACGACGAGTATATGGAGACGATCAACAAACTGGGGGCCAACATTGCCTGCATCAAGGGAGCGGAAGCGAAGTATTTGAGCATGGAGGGTGAACAATCCTAG